A single window of Oncorhynchus clarkii lewisi isolate Uvic-CL-2024 chromosome 10, UVic_Ocla_1.0, whole genome shotgun sequence DNA harbors:
- the LOC139419692 gene encoding GTP-binding nuclear protein Ran-like, whose product MAEPDVQFKLVLCGDGGTGKTTFVKRHLTGEFEKKYVATLGVEVHPLVFHTTRGTIKYNVWDTAGQEKFGGLRDGYYIQAQCAIIMFDVTSRVTYKNVPNWHRDLVRVCENIPIVLCGNKVDIKDRKVKAKSIVFHRKKNLQYYDISAKSNYNFEKPFLWLARKLVGDPNLEFVEMPALAPPEVVMDASLAAQYENDLKVAAETALPDEDDDL is encoded by the exons ATGGCAGAACCAGATGTACAATTTAAG CTAGTGTTGTGCGGAGATGGAGGCACAGGAAAAACCACCTTCGTGAAGAGGCATTTAACGGGAGAGTTTGAAAAGAAATACGTTG CGACTCTGGGAGTAGAGGTGCACCCCTTGGTCTTCCACACCACTCGAGGGACCATCAAGTACAATGTCTGGGACACAGCCGGCCAGGAGAAGTTTGGGGGGCTCAGAGATGGCTACTACATACAGG cCCAGTGTGCGATCATCATGTTCGACGTCACATCTCGCGTCACCTACAAGAACGTGCCCAACTGGCACCGCGACCTGGTGCGCGTCTGCGAGAACATACCCATAGTGCTGTGCGGAAACAAGGTGGACATCAAGGACAGGAAGGTCAAAGCCAAGAGCATCGTGTTCCACCGCAAGAAGAACCTTCAG TACTATGACATCTCAGCCAAGAGTAACTACAACTTTGAGAAGCCCTTCCTGTGGCTGGCCAGGAAGCTGGTAGGAGACCCCAACCTAGAGTTTGTGGAGATGCCAGCCCTCGCCCCCCCAGAAGTCGTCATGGACGCCTCCCTGGCTGCGCAGTACGAGAACGACCTTAAA GTTGCCGCAGAAACTGCGCTTCCAGATGAAGACGACGACCTTTAA